In a single window of the Gossypium hirsutum isolate 1008001.06 chromosome A13, Gossypium_hirsutum_v2.1, whole genome shotgun sequence genome:
- the LOC121212752 gene encoding uncharacterized protein: MNNEVFLVYVVFDGEIVEGDIGCVFQGRQRVGLRFKKNVKLAEMKRKISAKIAIRCGKAMSKLFYKFPISTDPFKFCAMQLLDDDDLGTMMEIWWSAGSVNPQPVELFAELADLEPVENVSPISQHREFDFDLNVGWTSQLECGGTSQIPKIPNYGGSWYNNPTLGPRLQIHPEVIISTETNVREMTNNGEDSDQDVEDFSDPDVDEVPDDINDEGPEEVEDVYGPLFYNPSHGIILRNEPRGNMLNVDPDAAHASEFSEYADIVPAHRLASNSQFDELFVGQQFENKADCVFAINQHSMKLSINYKVAKSTPTLYVGECWRADDGCRWRVHAAFIQRTQQWQIRKLDGRHTYMQARFQYRVSYRKAWWAKQMAMQQLYGDWDESYNELQSWILAMVEYVPGTVVDLQTLPYRGPNGELELEKRVFRLLFLTFDPCVRAFSHCKPVVQVDGTWVYGKYTQILLIAIAQDGNGNVLPIAFAIVESENSESWAYFIRNLRRHVVRQDNICIISDRSKGLVAAIRQSEVPWRSVYCIRHIAVNFHNEYKNKDWRKRIVNMGYELEPHRFRHKLARLETDMAGCKPSLTQWLGSMESWQWVQCFDEGYLYGHITTNLVEAVNSVLKRTHHLPITVVFSATFYRLATLMTKMGLKQAKQLEAGHVYVEKIRDAMKDNTQRSRLMNVELYSRNLETLRVTEYISRRSGVPPRSYGVDLRNK, translated from the exons atgaataatGAGGTGTTTTTGGTGTATGTTGTTTTTGATGGTGAAATTGTAGAAGGTGATATTGGCTGTGTATTTCAAGGCCGGCAAAGAGTAGGTTTGCGATTCAAAAAAAATGTGAAGCTAGcagaaatgaaaaggaagatcAGTGCAAAAATAGCTATCCGTTGTGGAAAGGCGATGTccaaattattttacaagtttccaATCTCTACAGATCCGTTCAAATTTTGTGCGATGCAACTGTTAGATGATGATGACTTGGGCACTATGATGGAAATATGGTGGTCCGCTGGGAGTGTGAACCCCCAACCAGTTGaattatttgctgagttagcagACTTAGAGCCTGTTGAGAATGTTAGCCCAATAAGTCAACATCGCGAATTTGATTTTGATCTTAATGTTGGATGGACAAGCCAATTAGAATGCGGTGGAACGTCGCAGATACCCAAAATTCCTAATTATGGTGGGAGTTGGTACAACAACCCAACCCTCGGTCCCCGTCTACAAATACATCCGGAGGTGATAATAAGCACTGAGACAAATGTCAGAGAAATGACCAATAATGGTGAAGATTCTGATCAAGACgttgaagattttagtgaccccGATGTTGATGAGGTTCCGGACGATATCAATGATGAAGGTCCGGAGGAGGTTGAAGATGTTTACGGCCCTTTATTCTATAACCCGAGTCATGGTATTATTTTACGAAATGAACCTAGGGGCAACATGTTGAACGTAGATCCAGATGCAGCGCATGCATCCGAGTTCTCTGAGTACGCTGATATAGTACCTGCTCATAGATTAGCGTCAAATTCACAGTTCGACGAGTTGTTCGTTGGGCAACAGTTTGAGAACAAGGCGGATTGTGTGTTTGCCATCAATCAGCACAGCATGAAGTTGTCGATTAATTACAAGGTTGCCAAATCTACACCGACATTATACGTTGGGGAATGTTGGAGAGCCGACGATGGGTGTCGTTGGCGAGTTCATGCTGCATTTATACAGAGGACTCAACAGTGGCAAATACGAAAATTAGATGGGCGTCATACAT ACATGCAAGCTCGATTTCAGTACAGAGTGTCATACAGGAAAGCGTGGTGGGCGAAACAAATGGCCATGCAACAATTGTACGGCGACTGGGATGAGTCATACAATGAACTTCAGAGTTGGATTTTAGCAATGGTAGAGTATGTCCCAGGAACTGTCGTGGACTTGCAAACGTTGCCTTATAGAGGCCCTAATGGAGAATTGGAACTGGAAAAAAGAGTGTTTCGTCTACTGTTCTTGACTTTCGATCCATGTGTTAGGGCTTTCTCCCACTGCAAACCGGTAGTGCAAGTTGATGGAACATGGGTTTATGGAAAATACACGCAGATACTTCTGATTGCGATTGCACAAGACGGTAATGGAAATGTACTACCAATCGCTTTTGCCATCGTAGAGTCGGAGAACTCTGAATCATGGGCATATTTCATTCGAAACTTACGGAGACATGTTGTCAGGCAAGACAATATTTGCATTATATCTGACAGATCGAAGGGTCTTGTTGCTGCAATTCGGCAATCGGAGGTTCCGTGGAGGTCTGTCTATTGTATTCGTCACATCGCTGTGAACTTCCACAATGAGTATAAGAACAAAGACTGGCGCAAACGAATTGTCAACATGG GGTACGAGCTGGAACCACACCGATTTAGACATAAGTTGGCGAGGTTAGAGACTGATATGGCGGGCTGTAAACCTTCTCTTACACAGTGGTTGGGTAGCATGGAGTCGTGGCAATGGGTTCAATGTTTTGACGAGGGGTACCTTTATGGCCATATAACAACTAACCTTGTTGAGGCCGTTAACTCCGTTTTAAAGCGTACGCATCACTTGCCAATTACAGTTGTTTTTTCAGCCACATTTTACAGGTTAGCAACCTTAATGACAAAAATGGGGTTGAAACAAGCAAAACAATTAGAGGCAGGACACGTGTACGTCGAAAAAATAAGAGATGCCATGAAAGATAACACTCAAAGGTCTAGGTTGATGAATGTAGAACTATATTCTCGAAATTTGGAAACTTTACGAGTGACAGAGTATATCAGTCGTCGGTCAGGGGTCCCACCACggtcctatggagttgatctccGAAACAAGTAG
- the LOC107888024 gene encoding zinc finger protein ZAT11 produces the protein MKRSFLNREENNLALANCLMLLSQGGHRYKHAEIDSNPSRVFECKTCNRQFNSFQALGGHRASHKKPRLMEVDSEMSENQASPAKPKTHECSICGLEFAIGQALGGHMRRHRGVLSENQHEEPIVKKSNSRRVLCLDLNLTPLENDLELFKLGKGAPTINFLL, from the coding sequence atgaaaagaaGCTTTCTCAATAGAGAAGAGAATAATTTAGCTTTGGCAAATTGTTTGATGCTTCTTTCACAAGGAGGACATCGATACAAACACGCGGAGATCGATAGTAACCCGAGCCGGGTTTTCGAGTGCAAAACATGTAACCGACAGTTCAATTCGTTCCAAGCTCTAGGTGGTCATCGAGCAAGTCATAAGAAGCCCAGGTTGATGGAAGTAGATAGCGAGATGTCGGAGAATCAAGCGTCACCAGCTAAGCCTAAGACACACGAGTGCTCGATCTGTGGGCTTGAGTTCGCGATCGGGCAAGCGCTGGGTGGACATATGAGGAGGCATAGGGGTGTTTTGAGTGAAAACCAGCATGAAGAACCAATCGTGAAGAAATCTAACAGCAGAAGGGTTTTATGCTTAGATTTGAATTTGACTCCACTGGAGAATGATTTGGAATTGTTTAAGCTAGGCAAGGGAGCTCCAACAATAAATTTTTTGTTataa
- the LOC107940815 gene encoding chalcone--flavanone isomerase has protein sequence MSTSPSVTELQVENFTFPPTVKPPGSTKTLFLGGAGERGLEIQGKFIKFTAIGVYLEDSAVNCLGVKWKGKSAVELTESVEFFRDVVTGDFEKFIRVTMILPLTGQQYSEKVSENCVAIWKSLGIYTDAEAKAIEKFIEVFKDENFPPGSSILFTISGQGSLTIGFSKDSSVPEGGKVVIENKLLANSVLESIIGKNGVSPAAKESLASRLSPLFNDCGADSEKPQS, from the exons ATGTCTACGTCACCGTCCGTCACCGAACTCCAGGTGGAGAACTTTACGTTCCCTCCGACGGTGAAGCCTCCTGGTTCCACCAAAACCCTGTTCCTTGGTGGAGCAG GGGAGAGAGGATTGGAAATCCAAGGGAAGTTCATAAAGTTCACCGCAATTGGAGTTTACCTGGAAGATAGCGCCGTGAATTGCCTCGGCGTTAAGTGGAAGGGTAAGAGCGCGGTGGAGTTAACGGAATCCGTTGAGTTTTTCAGAGACGTGGTTACAG GTGATTTTGAGAAGTTCATACGGGTGACAATGATATTGCCATTAACGGGTCAACAATACTCTGAGAAAGTATCAGAGAATTGCGTTGCTATTTGGAAATCTCTTGGAATCTACACTGATGCAGAAGCAAAAGCCATTGAAAAATTCATTGAAGTCTTCAAGGATGAAAACTTCCCACCTGGCTCGTCCATTCTTTTCACTATTTCAGGCCAAGGTTCCTTGACT ATTGGGTTCTCCAAAGATAGCTCAGTACCAGAAGGTGGGAAAGTAGTGATAGAGAATAAACTACTTGCAAACTCAGTGCTGGAATCCATCATTGGTAAGAATGGAGTTTCTCCTGCAGCAAAGGAAAGCTTGGCATCAAGATTATCACCATTGTTCAATGACTGTGGAGCCGACAGTGAAAAACCTCAGTCTTAA